The following proteins come from a genomic window of Pseudomonas hygromyciniae:
- the phnE gene encoding phosphonate ABC transporter, permease protein PhnE — MTTLHAEAVGKRTWPQYLGWGLFLVLLAWAWKGAEMNPLALYRDSGNMATFAADFFPPDFHEWRSYLKEMIVTVQIALWGTVLAIVCSVPLGILCADNITPWWIHQPLRRVMDALRSINEMVFAMLFVVAVGLGPFAGVLALWISTVGVLAKLFAEAVEAIDPGPVEGVRATGASALQEVIYGVLPQVMPLWVSYALYRFEANVRSATVVGMVGAGGIGVILWENIRAFQFVQTCAVLLVIIVVVSLIDVLSQRLRKRFI; from the coding sequence ATGACTACCTTGCACGCTGAAGCCGTCGGCAAGCGCACCTGGCCGCAATACCTGGGCTGGGGTCTGTTTCTGGTGCTGCTGGCCTGGGCCTGGAAAGGCGCGGAAATGAACCCGTTGGCGCTGTACCGCGACTCGGGAAACATGGCGACCTTCGCCGCTGACTTCTTCCCGCCGGACTTCCACGAATGGCGCTCCTACCTCAAGGAAATGATCGTCACCGTGCAAATCGCCCTTTGGGGCACGGTGCTGGCGATTGTCTGCTCGGTGCCCCTGGGCATCCTCTGCGCCGACAACATCACCCCCTGGTGGATTCACCAACCCCTGCGCCGGGTGATGGATGCCTTGCGCTCGATCAACGAAATGGTGTTTGCGATGTTGTTCGTGGTGGCGGTCGGTCTTGGTCCGTTTGCGGGTGTGCTGGCCCTGTGGATCAGCACCGTCGGGGTGCTGGCCAAGCTGTTTGCCGAAGCTGTCGAGGCCATCGATCCAGGCCCGGTGGAAGGGGTACGCGCCACCGGTGCCAGCGCCTTGCAAGAGGTGATCTACGGTGTGCTCCCGCAAGTGATGCCGTTGTGGGTGAGCTACGCGCTGTACCGCTTCGAGGCCAATGTGCGCTCGGCGACGGTGGTGGGTATGGTCGGCGCCGGCGGCATCGGCGTGATCCTGTGGGAGAACATCCGCGCCTTCCAGTTCGTGCAGACCTGCGCGGTGCTGCTGGTGATCATCGTGGTGGTGAGCCTGATCGACGTGCTGTCCCAGCGCCTGCGCAAGCGGTTTATCTGA
- the phnG gene encoding phosphonate C-P lyase system protein PhnG has translation MNLSPRQHWIGVLARAQLNELQPHEAALKDAEYQLIRAPEIGMTLVRGRMGGNGAPFNVGEMTVTRCVVRLADGRTGYSYLAGRDKAHAELAALADAHLQSTQPSSWLRDLISALAQAQARRRAQKEADTAATKVEFFTLVRGEN, from the coding sequence ATGAATCTGTCCCCGCGTCAGCATTGGATTGGCGTACTTGCCCGTGCCCAGCTCAATGAACTGCAACCCCATGAAGCGGCATTGAAGGACGCCGAGTACCAACTGATCCGCGCTCCGGAAATCGGCATGACCCTGGTGCGCGGGCGCATGGGCGGCAATGGCGCGCCGTTCAACGTCGGTGAAATGACGGTGACTCGCTGTGTGGTGCGCCTGGCCGATGGCCGCACCGGTTACAGCTACCTGGCCGGGCGCGACAAGGCCCACGCCGAACTGGCGGCCCTGGCCGATGCCCATCTGCAAAGCACGCAGCCGAGCTCGTGGCTCAGGGACTTGATCAGCGCACTGGCCCAGGCCCAAGCCCGGCGCCGCGCGCAAAAAGAAGCCGACACCGCGGCCACCAAGGTCGAGTTCTTCACCCTGGTGCGAGGAGAAAACTGA
- a CDS encoding heme lyase CcmF/NrfE family subunit — translation MTSTLFIPELGQLAMILALCFAIVQAIVPLLGAWRGDRLWMSLAQPAAWGQFAFLAFAFGCLTYAFMTDDFSVAYVASNSNSALPWYYKFSAVWGAHEGSLLLWAFILGGWTFAVSVFSRQLPQVMLARVLAVMGMISIGFLLFLIMTSNPFERILPQIPVDGRDLNPLLQDIGLIVHPPMLYMGYVGFSVAFAFAIAALLGGRLDAAWARWSRPWTIVAWAFLGIGITLGSWWAYYELGWGGWWFWDPVENASFMPWLVGTALIHSLAVTEKRGVFKSWTVLLAIAAFSLSLLGTFLVRSGVLTSVHAFAADPERGVFILIFLLCVVGGSLTLFALRAPVVKSHVGFNLWSRETLLLGNNLVLIVAASMILLGTLYPLVLDALTGAKLSVGPPYFNALFIPLMGLLMVVMAIGVLVRWKDTPVKWLLGMLTPVLLGSAALSVIAGIAYGDFNWAVLATFMLAAWVLLAGVRDIFDKTRHKGLIKGLPTLTRSYWGMQIAHIGIAVCALGVVLSSQNSAERDLRLAPGESMDLAGYQFVFEGAKHFEGPNFTSDKGTVRVVRNGKQIAVLHPEKRLYTVQSSMMTEAGIDAGFTRDLYVALGEPLGDGAWAVRVHVKPFVRWIWFGGLLTGFGGLLAAMDRRYRVKVKSRVREALGMQGAAV, via the coding sequence ATGACCTCTACATTGTTTATCCCCGAGTTGGGCCAGTTGGCGATGATCCTCGCCCTGTGCTTTGCCATCGTCCAGGCCATCGTGCCGCTGCTGGGCGCCTGGCGTGGCGATCGGCTGTGGATGAGCCTGGCGCAACCCGCCGCCTGGGGCCAGTTCGCGTTCCTGGCGTTCGCCTTTGGTTGCCTGACCTATGCCTTTATGACCGACGACTTTTCCGTCGCCTATGTGGCCAGCAACTCCAACAGCGCCTTGCCCTGGTACTACAAATTCAGCGCCGTCTGGGGTGCCCACGAAGGTTCCCTGCTGCTGTGGGCCTTCATCCTCGGCGGCTGGACCTTTGCGGTGTCGGTGTTCTCCCGGCAGTTGCCGCAAGTCATGCTGGCGCGGGTGCTGGCGGTGATGGGCATGATCAGCATTGGCTTCCTGTTGTTCTTGATCATGACTTCCAACCCGTTCGAGCGGATTCTGCCGCAGATTCCCGTGGACGGTCGCGACCTCAACCCGCTGCTGCAGGATATCGGCCTGATCGTCCACCCGCCGATGCTGTACATGGGTTATGTGGGCTTCTCCGTGGCGTTCGCCTTTGCCATCGCCGCCTTGCTCGGCGGGCGTCTCGACGCCGCCTGGGCGCGCTGGTCGCGGCCGTGGACCATCGTCGCCTGGGCCTTCCTGGGTATCGGCATCACCCTGGGCTCGTGGTGGGCCTACTATGAACTCGGCTGGGGCGGCTGGTGGTTCTGGGACCCGGTGGAAAACGCCTCCTTCATGCCCTGGCTGGTGGGCACGGCGCTGATTCACTCCCTGGCAGTCACGGAAAAACGCGGCGTGTTCAAGAGCTGGACGGTGTTGCTGGCCATCGCCGCCTTCTCCCTGAGCCTGCTGGGCACCTTCCTCGTGCGTTCCGGCGTGCTGACCTCGGTGCATGCGTTCGCCGCCGACCCTGAGCGCGGCGTGTTTATCCTGATCTTCCTGCTCTGCGTAGTGGGCGGCTCGCTGACCCTGTTCGCCCTGCGTGCGCCGGTAGTCAAGAGCCACGTGGGGTTCAATCTGTGGTCGCGGGAAACTCTGCTGCTGGGTAATAACCTGGTGCTGATAGTTGCCGCTTCGATGATCCTGCTGGGCACCTTGTACCCGCTGGTACTCGATGCCTTGACCGGCGCCAAGCTGTCGGTCGGCCCGCCGTACTTCAACGCCTTGTTCATCCCGTTGATGGGCCTGCTGATGGTGGTAATGGCCATTGGCGTGCTGGTGCGCTGGAAAGACACCCCGGTCAAATGGCTGCTTGGCATGCTGACCCCGGTGCTGCTGGGCAGTGCCGCCTTGTCGGTGATTGCCGGGATTGCCTACGGCGACTTCAACTGGGCCGTGCTCGCGACCTTCATGCTGGCGGCTTGGGTGTTGCTGGCCGGTGTGCGCGATATCTTCGACAAGACCCGCCACAAAGGCCTGATCAAGGGCCTGCCGACCCTGACCCGTAGTTACTGGGGGATGCAGATCGCCCACATCGGCATTGCCGTGTGTGCCCTGGGCGTGGTGTTGTCCAGCCAGAACAGCGCCGAGCGCGACCTGCGCCTGGCCCCTGGCGAGTCCATGGACCTGGCCGGTTACCAGTTCGTGTTTGAAGGTGCCAAGCATTTTGAAGGGCCGAACTTCACCTCCGACAAAGGCACCGTGCGCGTGGTGCGCAACGGCAAGCAAATCGCCGTGCTGCACCCGGAAAAGCGCCTGTACACCGTACAGAGTTCGATGATGACCGAAGCCGGGATCGACGCCGGGTTCACCCGTGACCTGTACGTGGCATTGGGCGAACCGTTGGGCGATGGCGCCTGGGCTGTGCGGGTCCACGTCAAGCCGTTTGTGCGCTGGATCTGGTTCGGCGGCCTGCTGACCGGCTTCGGTGGGTTGCTGGCTGCGATGGACCGGCGTTACCGAGTCAAGGTCAAGAGCCGAGTGCGTGAAGCCCTTGGCATGCAAGGAGCCGCTGTATGA
- the phnH gene encoding phosphonate C-P lyase system protein PhnH: MHAQLLQPAFVDPVLDAQRSFRAALKALAEPGLIQHLPAAPHLDGLAPATYALCLALLDVDTPLWLAPGFDTPLIRANLAFHCGCPLAARREEAAFALLGEPDLLDLSGFDHGNDRYPDQSCTLLVQLAALDAGRGLLWRGPGIQAQRSVALPLPPAFWLERQRREAFPRGLDVLFSAGDQLLGLPRSTRITQEHA, from the coding sequence ATGCACGCTCAATTATTGCAGCCGGCGTTTGTCGACCCGGTGCTGGATGCCCAGCGTAGCTTTCGTGCAGCGCTCAAGGCCTTGGCCGAGCCGGGTTTGATCCAGCACCTGCCAGCAGCCCCGCACCTCGATGGCCTGGCGCCCGCCACCTACGCCTTGTGCCTGGCGCTGCTGGATGTCGACACGCCGCTGTGGCTGGCACCAGGCTTCGACACGCCACTGATCCGCGCCAACCTGGCCTTCCACTGTGGCTGCCCCTTGGCCGCGCGTCGGGAGGAGGCTGCGTTTGCGTTGCTCGGCGAACCGGACCTGCTCGACCTGAGCGGCTTCGACCACGGCAATGATCGCTACCCGGACCAATCCTGCACCTTGCTGGTCCAGCTTGCCGCCCTGGATGCCGGGCGTGGCTTGCTCTGGCGCGGCCCGGGCATCCAGGCCCAACGCTCAGTCGCGCTGCCGCTGCCGCCGGCTTTTTGGCTGGAACGCCAGCGCCGCGAGGCTTTTCCCCGAGGCCTGGACGTGTTGTTCAGCGCCGGCGATCAACTGCTCGGTTTGCCGCGCAGCACCCGCATCACACAGGAGCACGCCTGA
- the phnD gene encoding phosphonate ABC transporter substrate-binding protein has protein sequence MLNRIGHVFLSAVLLASVAMGNAQAAEKAINFGIMSTESSQNLKSIWQPFLDDMHKQTGLTINATFASDYAGLIQGMRFNKVDVAWLGNKAAMEAVDRSNGEIFAQTAAANGAAGYWSLLIVRKDSPLNSVEDMLKNAKSLTFGNGDPNSTSGYLVPGYYVFAKNNVDAATAFKRTLNSSHEVNALSVAKGQLDVATFNTESWDRLEVTQPDKAAQLKVIWKSPLIPADPLVWSKALTDSEKTKIRDFIFSYGDTDEEKAVLKNMQLGKFLASNDDQLLPIRQLELFKQRTTVSADSKLAEADKARKLAEIDADLAKLQQRLAELDKKTAANG, from the coding sequence ATGTTGAACCGTATCGGTCATGTTTTCCTGTCCGCCGTGTTGTTGGCCAGTGTCGCCATGGGCAATGCCCAGGCCGCCGAGAAGGCCATCAACTTCGGCATTATGTCCACCGAGTCTTCCCAGAACCTCAAGAGTATTTGGCAGCCGTTTCTCGATGACATGCACAAGCAGACTGGCCTGACCATCAACGCTACCTTCGCCTCTGACTACGCCGGCCTGATCCAGGGCATGCGCTTTAACAAGGTCGATGTGGCCTGGCTCGGCAACAAGGCGGCGATGGAAGCGGTGGACCGCTCCAACGGCGAAATCTTCGCCCAGACCGCTGCCGCCAACGGCGCCGCTGGCTACTGGAGCCTACTGATCGTACGCAAGGACAGCCCGCTCAACTCCGTCGAAGACATGCTCAAGAACGCCAAGAGCCTGACTTTTGGCAATGGCGACCCGAACTCCACCTCGGGCTACCTGGTGCCGGGCTACTACGTGTTCGCCAAGAACAACGTGGATGCTGCCACCGCCTTCAAGCGCACGCTCAACTCCAGCCATGAAGTCAACGCACTGAGCGTGGCCAAGGGGCAGTTGGACGTGGCCACTTTCAACACCGAAAGCTGGGACCGCCTCGAAGTAACCCAACCGGACAAGGCCGCCCAACTCAAGGTGATTTGGAAGTCTCCATTGATCCCCGCCGACCCGCTGGTCTGGAGCAAGGCCCTGACTGACAGTGAGAAGACCAAGATCCGCGATTTCATCTTCAGCTACGGCGACACCGACGAAGAGAAGGCGGTGCTCAAGAACATGCAGTTGGGCAAGTTCCTCGCCTCCAACGACGACCAGTTGCTGCCGATCCGCCAGTTGGAACTGTTCAAGCAGCGCACCACCGTCAGCGCCGACAGCAAGCTGGCCGAGGCGGACAAGGCCAGGAAGCTGGCAGAGATTGACGCCGACCTGGCCAAGCTGCAACAGCGCTTGGCCGAGCTGGACAAGAAAACTGCCGCCAACGGCTAA
- a CDS encoding cytochrome c-type biogenesis protein, with the protein MKRWLTAAVLALGLVGVAHAAIDTYEFSKDGDRERFRELTKELRCPKCQNQDIADSNAPIAADLRKEIFRMLGEGKDNQQIIDFMVDRYGDFVRYKPALTGKTALLWFGPAALLLGGLVVMAVIVRRRRAAPTDGSDALSAQERQRLDQLLDKKTDD; encoded by the coding sequence ATGAAGCGTTGGCTGACCGCTGCTGTATTGGCGCTGGGGCTGGTGGGCGTGGCCCATGCCGCCATCGATACCTATGAATTTTCCAAGGATGGCGACCGCGAGCGTTTCCGCGAATTGACCAAGGAACTGCGCTGCCCCAAGTGCCAGAACCAGGACATCGCCGACTCCAACGCGCCGATTGCCGCCGACCTGCGCAAAGAGATTTTCCGCATGTTGGGCGAGGGCAAGGACAACCAGCAGATCATCGACTTCATGGTTGATCGCTACGGTGATTTCGTCCGTTACAAGCCGGCGCTGACCGGCAAGACCGCCTTGCTCTGGTTTGGCCCCGCCGCCCTGTTGCTGGGCGGCCTGGTGGTCATGGCCGTGATCGTCCGCCGTCGCCGTGCGGCTCCCACCGATGGCAGCGACGCGCTATCTGCCCAAGAGCGCCAACGCCTCGACCAACTGCTGGACAAAAAAACTGATGATTGA
- a CDS encoding carbon-phosphorus lyase complex subunit PhnI, protein MYVAVKGGEQAIDNAHRLLAKKRRGDPAVPELRVEQIRQQLPLAVARVMTEGSLYDEELAALAIKQAAGDLVEAIFLLRAYRTTLPRFSPSLPIDTAQMSLSRRLSATFKDLPGGQLLGPTFDYTHRLLDFALLAEGEYPGPQTTSDARLEPCPRVLGLLAKEGLIKHEADDHASVADITRDPLEFPASRAERLQALARGDEGFLLALGYSTQRGYGRNHPFAGEIRIGDVEVWIEPEELGFAICLGSIEVTECEMVNQFVGSATELAQFTRGYGLAFGHAERKAMGMALVDRSLRAEEYSEEIVSPAQREEFVLAHCDNVEAAGFVSHLKLPHYVDFQAELELIRKLRQPAEGNRHE, encoded by the coding sequence ATGTACGTAGCCGTCAAAGGTGGCGAGCAGGCCATCGACAATGCCCACCGCCTGCTGGCAAAAAAACGCCGGGGTGATCCTGCCGTGCCTGAGCTTCGCGTCGAGCAGATCCGCCAGCAACTGCCCCTGGCCGTGGCGCGGGTGATGACCGAAGGTTCGCTGTACGACGAAGAACTGGCCGCGCTGGCGATCAAGCAGGCGGCAGGGGACCTGGTGGAAGCGATCTTCCTGCTGCGTGCCTACCGCACCACATTGCCGCGCTTCAGCCCGAGCCTGCCGATCGACACCGCGCAGATGTCGTTGAGCCGGCGGTTGTCGGCCACTTTCAAGGATTTGCCCGGCGGCCAATTGCTTGGCCCGACCTTCGACTACACCCATCGCCTGTTGGATTTCGCACTGCTGGCCGAGGGCGAGTACCCAGGCCCGCAGACCACGTCGGATGCGCGCCTTGAACCGTGTCCACGAGTGCTGGGGTTGCTGGCCAAAGAGGGCTTGATCAAGCACGAAGCCGATGACCACGCCAGCGTCGCCGATATCACCCGCGACCCGCTGGAGTTCCCCGCTAGCCGTGCCGAGCGCCTGCAAGCCCTGGCCCGTGGCGATGAAGGTTTTTTGTTGGCGCTTGGTTACTCGACCCAGCGTGGCTACGGGCGCAATCACCCGTTTGCCGGGGAGATTCGCATCGGTGACGTAGAGGTTTGGATCGAACCCGAGGAACTGGGCTTTGCTATCTGCCTGGGCAGCATTGAAGTCACCGAGTGCGAGATGGTCAACCAGTTCGTCGGCTCAGCCACTGAGTTGGCGCAGTTCACCCGCGGCTATGGTCTGGCGTTTGGACATGCCGAGCGCAAGGCCATGGGCATGGCTCTGGTAGACCGCTCGCTGCGTGCCGAGGAGTACAGCGAAGAGATCGTCTCGCCGGCCCAGCGTGAAGAGTTCGTGCTGGCCCACTGCGATAACGTCGAGGCGGCCGGTTTTGTCTCGCACCTCAAATTGCCTCACTACGTGGACTTCCAGGCCGAACTGGAACTGATCCGCAAACTGCGCCAACCGGCCGAGGGCAACCGCCATGAATGA
- the phnF gene encoding phosphonate metabolism transcriptional regulator PhnF, producing MQLSRQDEPVYRELADILRRELSGYQAGEFLPGEVQLAERFGVNRHTLRRAIDELVFEGSLLRQQGKGTQVLDRPLIYPMGADTAYSQSLSAQGHGVQALLLKRRYCYASREEAQHLGIAEMASMIELQTLRKLDQQPVSLIRHRYCASYAPLLADYNGGSLRQYLRERDVPLTRTQSLIGARLPSRDEAALLMMPRHLPALTVFTLSRDRDGRPVELAQSTSRSDRFQYQVVT from the coding sequence ATGCAGTTGTCTAGACAAGATGAGCCGGTGTACCGCGAACTTGCCGATATCCTGCGCCGTGAACTCAGCGGCTACCAAGCCGGGGAGTTCCTGCCGGGCGAGGTGCAGTTGGCCGAACGCTTTGGCGTCAACCGCCACACCCTGCGCCGCGCTATTGATGAGCTGGTGTTCGAAGGCAGCCTGCTGCGCCAGCAGGGCAAAGGCACTCAGGTGCTGGATCGACCGCTGATTTACCCGATGGGCGCCGACACCGCCTACAGCCAATCACTGTCGGCCCAGGGGCATGGCGTGCAGGCGCTGCTGCTCAAGCGCCGCTACTGCTACGCCAGCCGCGAAGAAGCGCAGCACCTGGGCATCGCCGAAATGGCATCGATGATCGAGCTGCAAACCCTGCGCAAGCTCGACCAGCAGCCCGTCAGCCTGATCCGCCATCGCTACTGCGCCAGCTACGCGCCGTTGCTGGCCGATTACAACGGCGGCTCCCTGCGCCAGTACCTGCGCGAGCGCGACGTGCCGCTGACCCGCACCCAGAGCCTGATCGGTGCGCGCCTGCCCAGCCGCGACGAAGCCGCGCTGCTGATGATGCCTCGGCACTTGCCGGCCTTGACCGTATTCACCCTTTCCCGCGATCGCGATGGCCGCCCGGTGGAGCTGGCGCAGTCCACCAGCCGTTCGGATCGCTTCCAGTACCAGGTGGTGACTTGA
- a CDS encoding alpha-D-ribose 1-methylphosphonate 5-phosphate C-P-lyase PhnJ yields the protein MNDAAYNFAYLDEQTKRMIRRALLKAVAIPGYQVPFGGREMPLPYGWGTGGMQLTAAILGADDVLKVIDQGADDTTNAVSIRRFFARTAGIATTEATPDATVIQTRHRIPETPLQAGQIMVYQVPIPEPLRFIEPSETETRTMHALNDYGVMHVKLYEDIATFGHIATAYAYPVMVDDRYVMDPSPIPKFDNPKLDMSPALMLFGAGREKRLYAVPPYTQVSSLDFEDHPFEVQKWEHHCAICASHESFLDELILDDAGTQSFVCSDTWYCAQRVKENNQ from the coding sequence ATGAATGACGCCGCCTACAACTTCGCCTACCTCGACGAACAGACCAAACGCATGATCCGTCGCGCCTTGCTCAAAGCGGTGGCGATCCCCGGTTACCAGGTGCCCTTTGGCGGGCGCGAGATGCCGTTGCCCTATGGTTGGGGCACCGGCGGCATGCAATTGACAGCGGCGATCCTCGGCGCCGACGACGTACTCAAGGTCATCGACCAGGGCGCCGACGACACCACCAACGCCGTGTCCATCCGTCGCTTTTTTGCGCGCACCGCCGGCATCGCCACCACCGAAGCCACTCCCGACGCCACGGTGATCCAGACCCGCCACCGCATCCCGGAAACCCCGTTGCAGGCGGGGCAGATCATGGTCTACCAGGTGCCGATCCCCGAGCCGCTGCGCTTTATCGAACCCTCGGAAACCGAGACCCGCACCATGCACGCCCTCAACGATTACGGGGTGATGCACGTAAAACTCTATGAAGACATCGCCACCTTCGGCCATATCGCCACCGCCTATGCCTACCCGGTGATGGTCGACGATCGCTATGTGATGGACCCCTCGCCAATCCCCAAATTCGACAACCCCAAGCTCGATATGAGCCCGGCATTGATGCTGTTTGGTGCTGGTCGCGAAAAGCGTCTGTACGCGGTGCCGCCATACACCCAGGTCAGCAGCCTGGACTTTGAGGACCACCCTTTTGAAGTGCAGAAGTGGGAACACCACTGCGCCATCTGCGCCAGCCATGAATCATTCCTCGACGAGCTGATTCTCGATGATGCCGGGACCCAGAGTTTCGTGTGTTCCGACACCTGGTACTGCGCCCAACGGGTCAAGGAGAACAACCAGTGA
- the phnC gene encoding phosphonate ABC transporter ATP-binding protein, translating to MTPAIHVDHLNKTFAKKTALVDLELTIASGEMVALIGASGSGKSTLLRHLAGLACCDKGNGGSVKVLGREVQSSGRLNGKVRRLRADIGYIFQQFNLVNRLSVIDNVLLGCLGRVPRWRGNLGLFNAEEKQFAMESLARVGLADLAQQRASTLSGGQQQRVAIARALTQRAEVILADEPIASLDPESARKVMEILADINRRDGKTVVVTLHQVDYAMRYCPRAVALKGGRIHFDGQGREMNSQFLNDLYGADVDTSLMFCEPPRRSELPQRLALARA from the coding sequence ATGACTCCCGCTATCCATGTCGATCACCTGAACAAGACCTTTGCGAAGAAAACTGCATTGGTCGACCTCGAACTCACCATCGCTAGCGGCGAGATGGTGGCCCTGATTGGTGCTTCCGGCTCCGGCAAGTCCACGTTGTTGCGCCACCTCGCAGGCCTGGCCTGTTGCGACAAGGGCAATGGTGGCAGCGTCAAGGTGCTGGGCCGGGAGGTGCAGTCCAGTGGGCGGTTGAATGGCAAGGTGCGGCGGCTGCGCGCGGATATTGGCTATATCTTCCAGCAGTTCAACCTGGTCAATCGCCTGAGTGTGATCGACAACGTGCTGCTCGGCTGCCTGGGCCGAGTCCCGCGCTGGCGCGGCAACCTCGGGTTGTTCAATGCCGAGGAAAAGCAGTTTGCCATGGAGTCCCTGGCCCGGGTCGGCCTGGCGGACCTGGCCCAGCAGCGCGCCTCAACCTTGTCCGGTGGGCAGCAGCAGCGCGTGGCGATTGCCCGCGCGTTGACCCAGCGGGCCGAAGTGATCCTCGCCGACGAGCCCATTGCCTCCCTGGATCCCGAGTCGGCGCGCAAGGTCATGGAGATCCTCGCCGATATCAACCGTCGCGACGGTAAGACCGTGGTGGTGACCCTGCATCAAGTCGATTACGCCATGCGTTATTGCCCACGCGCCGTGGCGCTCAAGGGCGGGCGCATTCATTTCGATGGGCAGGGCCGCGAGATGAACAGCCAATTTCTCAACGATCTGTACGGTGCCGACGTTGACACCAGCCTGATGTTTTGCGAGCCGCCGCGCCGTTCCGAGCTACCCCAGCGCCTGGCCCTGGCCCGCGCTTGA
- the ccmI gene encoding c-type cytochrome biogenesis protein CcmI, with amino-acid sequence MIDFWLAAGLLLLVALSFLLIPVLRVRRAQREEDRTALNVALYQERVAELQTQQSEGVLNAAQLDTGRAEAARELLADTEGVEKPRESRLGKPLPLLAAVLVPVLGLALYLHYGAIDKVELTREFAEPPVSLADMTQRLERAAAAQPDSAEGLYFLGRAYMAQDRSADAAKVFERSVALAGRQPELLGQWAQAQYFANNKQWSPQLQALTDEALKLDPKEVTSLGLLGIAAFEGQRYQEAIDYWNRLLALLPEQDNSRAALQGGIDRAAEKLKEGGGVVAPIVKSAVMKVRVDLAADVKARALPTDSVFIFARAVSGPPAPLAAKRVTVADLPVTVELGDADAMMPQLKLSNFAEVQLVARISRAGQPTAGEWIGRSQPLASSTTATQQLTIDSPDQ; translated from the coding sequence ATGATTGATTTCTGGCTCGCAGCTGGCCTGCTGCTCCTGGTTGCCTTGAGTTTCCTGTTGATCCCGGTGTTGCGCGTACGTCGCGCCCAACGTGAAGAAGACCGCACCGCGTTGAACGTCGCGCTGTATCAGGAACGTGTTGCCGAACTGCAAACCCAACAAAGCGAAGGCGTGCTCAACGCGGCGCAACTCGACACCGGTCGTGCCGAAGCCGCCCGTGAATTGCTGGCCGATACCGAAGGCGTGGAAAAGCCCCGGGAATCGCGCCTGGGCAAACCGCTGCCACTGCTGGCCGCGGTGCTGGTGCCGGTATTGGGGCTGGCGCTGTACCTGCATTACGGCGCCATCGACAAAGTTGAACTGACCCGCGAGTTCGCCGAGCCGCCGGTGTCCCTTGCCGACATGACCCAGCGCCTGGAGCGGGCAGCGGCGGCGCAACCGGATTCGGCCGAAGGCCTGTACTTTCTGGGCCGCGCCTACATGGCCCAGGACCGTTCAGCCGATGCCGCCAAGGTCTTTGAGCGCTCCGTGGCCCTCGCCGGTCGCCAGCCAGAATTGCTCGGGCAGTGGGCCCAGGCGCAGTACTTTGCCAACAATAAACAGTGGTCGCCGCAGCTTCAGGCCTTGACCGACGAAGCGTTGAAGCTCGATCCGAAGGAAGTCACCAGCCTCGGCCTGCTGGGCATCGCCGCCTTTGAGGGCCAGCGTTACCAGGAAGCCATCGACTACTGGAACCGCCTGTTGGCCCTGTTGCCGGAGCAGGATAACTCCCGCGCAGCGCTGCAAGGCGGCATCGACCGCGCCGCCGAGAAGTTGAAAGAAGGTGGCGGTGTTGTCGCCCCGATCGTCAAGAGCGCCGTGATGAAAGTGCGGGTGGACCTCGCCGCCGACGTCAAAGCCCGTGCGCTGCCGACCGACAGCGTCTTCATCTTCGCCCGCGCCGTTTCTGGCCCGCCGGCGCCACTGGCGGCCAAGCGCGTGACCGTGGCCGACCTGCCGGTGACCGTTGAACTGGGCGATGCCGACGCGATGATGCCGCAGTTGAAACTGTCCAACTTCGCCGAAGTCCAACTGGTTGCGCGCATCTCACGGGCCGGTCAACCAACTGCCGGCGAGTGGATCGGCCGCAGTCAGCCCCTGGCCAGCAGCACCACGGCGACCCAGCAGTTGACCATCGACAGTCCGGATCAATAA
- a CDS encoding DsbE family thiol:disulfide interchange protein: protein MKRWLMVLPLALFLLVAVFLYRGLYLDPAELPSAMIGKPFPAFSLPTVQGDKTLTQADLIGKPALVNVWATWCISCRVEHPVLNKLAEKGVVIYGINYKDDNAAALKWLAEFHNPYQLDVRDEDGNLGLNLGVYGAPETFFIDAKGVIRDKFVGVIDEVVWREQLAAKYQALVDEAKP from the coding sequence ATGAAGCGTTGGTTGATGGTATTGCCGCTGGCGCTGTTTCTGCTGGTCGCGGTGTTTTTGTATCGTGGCCTGTACCTGGACCCGGCCGAGCTGCCGTCGGCGATGATCGGCAAGCCGTTCCCGGCGTTCTCGCTGCCGACGGTGCAGGGCGACAAAACCCTGACCCAGGCCGATCTGATCGGCAAACCGGCCCTGGTCAACGTGTGGGCCACCTGGTGCATCTCATGCCGTGTGGAACACCCGGTGCTGAACAAACTGGCCGAGAAGGGCGTGGTGATCTACGGCATCAACTACAAGGACGACAATGCGGCGGCCTTGAAGTGGCTGGCGGAATTCCACAACCCGTACCAGTTGGACGTGCGCGATGAAGACGGCAACCTGGGCCTGAACCTCGGCGTCTACGGTGCCCCGGAAACCTTCTTTATCGACGCCAAGGGCGTGATCCGCGACAAGTTCGTGGGGGTGATCGACGAAGTGGTCTGGCGCGAACAACTGGCGGCCAAGTACCAGGCCCTGGTGGATGAGGCCAAGCCATGA